CCGTCATAGACAACATCAAGCGCGACCGCGCCGGTCTCGATCCGGTCGGTTTGGTCGATCGCACACGCGGCTACTGACATTCAACGACGAAAGGTCCTCCATGTCTCTGCTCAAAACTATCGACACCAATCCCTCGACCGCCCCTCGGGAATCAAAACCGCTTCCGGAACGCCTCATTGCCGGGGATCCCGCCTTCAAGACCTGGGCGCAGGATGTGGCGCGCGGAGAGATGATCCATACCGGGGTCTGGGAAGCGACGCCGGGCGAGACCCGCTCGATCAAGGGCGAAACCTTCGAATTCTGCCATATCCTTGCCGGC
This Rhizobium sullae DNA region includes the following protein-coding sequences:
- a CDS encoding cupin domain-containing protein, with the protein product MSLLKTIDTNPSTAPRESKPLPERLIAGDPAFKTWAQDVARGEMIHTGVWEATPGETRSIKGETFEFCHILAGVVEITPDGGEPAVYKAGDSFVMKPGFTGMWKTIETVRKIYVTVM